One Gossypium hirsutum isolate 1008001.06 chromosome A11, Gossypium_hirsutum_v2.1, whole genome shotgun sequence genomic window carries:
- the LOC107895683 gene encoding uncharacterized protein isoform X4 produces the protein MSSFGFWKSSSTNCSSLSVPLILMAFAHYLVTVPVHTSKHAKVSNPLFSSYFDQSLPSSLAFTSFPPLLSIARNLSNLPTIRHKAKAVPQPQDSEVSLVADAFTHFKHLLLPITDRNPYLSEGTRQAAATTAALAKNYGADITVVVIDEKQKEELPEHGTQLSSIRWHFSQENNRWV, from the exons ATGAGCTCATTTGGTTTCTGGAAATCGTCCTCAACTAACTGCTCTTCTCTCTCAGTTCCACTGATTCTGATGGCTTTTGCGCATTATTTGGTTACAGTTCCAGTCCATACTTCAAAGCACGCAAAGGTTTCAAACCcacttttttcttcttattttgatCAGTCTCTGCCTTCTTCCTTAGCTTTTACATCTTTTCCTCCTCTCTTGTCTATAGCTCGAAATCTCTCTAACTTACCTACAATCAGACACAAAG CAAAGGCTGTTCCTCAACCTCAAGACTCTGAAGTGAGCTTAGTTGCTGATGCATTTACTCATTTCAAGCATCTGCTTCTGCCAATAACAGACAGAAATCCGTATCTTTCCGAAGGAACAAGACAG GCAGCTGCAACTACTGCTGCTTTGGCCAAGAACTATGGCGCTGACATTACTGTCGTGG TTATAGATGAAAAACAGAAAGAGGAGTTGCCAGAACATGGAACTCAACTGTCCAGCATACGCTGGCATTTCTCTCAAG aaaacaacagGTGGGTTTAA
- the LOC107895683 gene encoding uncharacterized protein isoform X1 has protein sequence MSSFGFWKSSSTNCSSLSVPLILMAFAHYLVTVPVHTSKHAKVSNPLFSSYFDQSLPSSLAFTSFPPLLSIARNLSNLPTIRHKAKAVPQPQDSEVSLVADAFTHFKHLLLPITDRNPYLSEGTRQAAATTAALAKNYGADITVVVIDEKQKEELPEHGTQLSSIRWHFSQGGFKEFKLLERLGEGSKATAIIAEVADDLNLDLVVMSMEAIRSKHVDANLLVEFIPCPVLFLPL, from the exons ATGAGCTCATTTGGTTTCTGGAAATCGTCCTCAACTAACTGCTCTTCTCTCTCAGTTCCACTGATTCTGATGGCTTTTGCGCATTATTTGGTTACAGTTCCAGTCCATACTTCAAAGCACGCAAAGGTTTCAAACCcacttttttcttcttattttgatCAGTCTCTGCCTTCTTCCTTAGCTTTTACATCTTTTCCTCCTCTCTTGTCTATAGCTCGAAATCTCTCTAACTTACCTACAATCAGACACAAAG CAAAGGCTGTTCCTCAACCTCAAGACTCTGAAGTGAGCTTAGTTGCTGATGCATTTACTCATTTCAAGCATCTGCTTCTGCCAATAACAGACAGAAATCCGTATCTTTCCGAAGGAACAAGACAG GCAGCTGCAACTACTGCTGCTTTGGCCAAGAACTATGGCGCTGACATTACTGTCGTGG TTATAGATGAAAAACAGAAAGAGGAGTTGCCAGAACATGGAACTCAACTGTCCAGCATACGCTGGCATTTCTCTCAAG GTGGGTTTAAGGAATTCAAGTTGTTGGAACGACTTGGGGAAGGAAGCAAGGCTACTGCGATCATTGCCGAAGTTGCGGACGACCTAAATCTGGATCTAGTGGTGATGAGCATGGAAGCCATCCGCTCCAAGCACGTGGACGCAAATCTACTGGTTGAGTTCATTCCCTGCCCTGTCTTATTTTTACCATTATAA
- the LOC107895683 gene encoding uncharacterized protein isoform X3: MSSFGFWKSSSTNCSSLSVPLILMAFAHYLVTVPVHTSKHAKVSNPLFSSYFDQSLPSSLAFTSFPPLLSIARNLSNLPTIRHKAKAVPQPQDSEVSLVADAFTHFKHLLLPITDRNPYLSEGTRQAAATTAALAKNYGADITVVGGFKEFKLLERLGEGSKATAIIAEVADDLNLDLVVMSMEAIRSKHVDANLLVEFIPCPVLFLPL; this comes from the exons ATGAGCTCATTTGGTTTCTGGAAATCGTCCTCAACTAACTGCTCTTCTCTCTCAGTTCCACTGATTCTGATGGCTTTTGCGCATTATTTGGTTACAGTTCCAGTCCATACTTCAAAGCACGCAAAGGTTTCAAACCcacttttttcttcttattttgatCAGTCTCTGCCTTCTTCCTTAGCTTTTACATCTTTTCCTCCTCTCTTGTCTATAGCTCGAAATCTCTCTAACTTACCTACAATCAGACACAAAG CAAAGGCTGTTCCTCAACCTCAAGACTCTGAAGTGAGCTTAGTTGCTGATGCATTTACTCATTTCAAGCATCTGCTTCTGCCAATAACAGACAGAAATCCGTATCTTTCCGAAGGAACAAGACAG GCAGCTGCAACTACTGCTGCTTTGGCCAAGAACTATGGCGCTGACATTACTGTCGTGG GTGGGTTTAAGGAATTCAAGTTGTTGGAACGACTTGGGGAAGGAAGCAAGGCTACTGCGATCATTGCCGAAGTTGCGGACGACCTAAATCTGGATCTAGTGGTGATGAGCATGGAAGCCATCCGCTCCAAGCACGTGGACGCAAATCTACTGGTTGAGTTCATTCCCTGCCCTGTCTTATTTTTACCATTATAA
- the LOC107895683 gene encoding uncharacterized protein isoform X2 encodes MSSFGFWKSSSTNCSSLSVPLILMAFAHYLVTVPVHTSKHAKVSNPLFSSYFDQSLPSSLAFTSFPPLLSIARNLSNLPTIRHKAKAVPQPQDSEVSLVADAFTHFKHLLLPITDRNPYLSEGTRQAAATTAALAKNYGADITVVDEKQKEELPEHGTQLSSIRWHFSQGGFKEFKLLERLGEGSKATAIIAEVADDLNLDLVVMSMEAIRSKHVDANLLVEFIPCPVLFLPL; translated from the exons ATGAGCTCATTTGGTTTCTGGAAATCGTCCTCAACTAACTGCTCTTCTCTCTCAGTTCCACTGATTCTGATGGCTTTTGCGCATTATTTGGTTACAGTTCCAGTCCATACTTCAAAGCACGCAAAGGTTTCAAACCcacttttttcttcttattttgatCAGTCTCTGCCTTCTTCCTTAGCTTTTACATCTTTTCCTCCTCTCTTGTCTATAGCTCGAAATCTCTCTAACTTACCTACAATCAGACACAAAG CAAAGGCTGTTCCTCAACCTCAAGACTCTGAAGTGAGCTTAGTTGCTGATGCATTTACTCATTTCAAGCATCTGCTTCTGCCAATAACAGACAGAAATCCGTATCTTTCCGAAGGAACAAGACAG GCAGCTGCAACTACTGCTGCTTTGGCCAAGAACTATGGCGCTGACATTACTGTCGTGG ATGAAAAACAGAAAGAGGAGTTGCCAGAACATGGAACTCAACTGTCCAGCATACGCTGGCATTTCTCTCAAG GTGGGTTTAAGGAATTCAAGTTGTTGGAACGACTTGGGGAAGGAAGCAAGGCTACTGCGATCATTGCCGAAGTTGCGGACGACCTAAATCTGGATCTAGTGGTGATGAGCATGGAAGCCATCCGCTCCAAGCACGTGGACGCAAATCTACTGGTTGAGTTCATTCCCTGCCCTGTCTTATTTTTACCATTATAA
- the LOC107958353 gene encoding aquaporin PIP2-7 has product MDEVQGKKDYVDPPPAPLLDLEELKSWSFHRAVLAEFVATLLFLYVVVATVIGHQRQPACQGVGPLGIAWAVGGMIFVLVYCTAGISGGHINPAVTLGLFVARKVSLVRAVAYIVAQCLGAIFGAGLAKSVMKHYYNTLGGGTNIVVAGNSKGAALGAEIIGTFILVYTVFSATDPKRNARDSHVPVLAPLPIGFAVFVVHLATIPITGTGINPARSLGAAVIYNNGQVWDDQWIFWIGPFIGAVMAAAYHQYVLRAEAMKALKSFHSNSTS; this is encoded by the exons ATGGATGAGGTACAGGGGAAGAAGGATTACGTAGACCCGCCACCAGCTCCCTTGTTGGACTTGGAAGAACTTAAGAGCTGGTCTTTTCACAGAGCTGTCCTTGCCGAGTTCGTTGCTACTCTTTTATTTCTTTACGTGGTAGTTGCCACTGTTATCGGTCACCAAAGGCAACCTGCTTGTCAGGGTGTTGGTCCCCTTGGTATTGCTTGGGCTGTCGGCGGCATGATCTTCGTTCTCGTCTACTGCACTGCCGGAATCTCTG GTGGTCATATTAATCCGGCGGTAACGTTGGGGTTGTTCGTGGCTCGGAAAGTTTCATTGGTTCGAGCGGTGGCCTACATTGTGGCTCAGTGTTTGGGAGCTATTTTTGGCGCAGGTTTAGCAAAGTCCGTCATGAAGCACTACTATAATACACTAGGAGGTGGTACAAACATCGTGGTTGCTGGGAACTCTAAAGGTGCCGCTTTGGGAGCTGAGATCATCGGCACCTTCATCCTCGTCTACACCGTTTTCTCTGCCACTGATCCCAAAAGAAATGCACGCGATTCCCATGTCCCC GTGTTGGCGCCCTTGCCAATAGGATTTGCTGTGTTTGTGGTGCACCTGGCCACCATTCCCATCACCGGCACTGGCATTAACCCGGCTAGGAGTCTCGGTGCTGCTGTCATCTACAACAATGGACAAGTGTGGGATGATcag TGGATATTTTGGATTGGCCCTTTCATTGGAGCGGTGATGGCAGCGGCGTATCATCAATACGTACTGAGAGCTGAGGCTATGAAAGCTTTAAAATCCTTCCACAGCAACTCTACAAGTTAA